The proteins below are encoded in one region of Clostridium fermenticellae:
- a CDS encoding sensor histidine kinase, with amino-acid sequence MRKGLFSKLLATFTVIISITFVMTASYLSYWFEEYYFDQRKGQLSTESQFISEAAIQYLQGNILTDKMNETLKNISDYLSADIWLADSYGYIYAVSNNSYKNIIGTQILTDELEKLRSGQTIEQKGVHGNIFKTPVHTYEIPIFTDEGSFKGAILMNTSINELREPLNKVYHIIWLSVIFAIMISCIIIYYFSQRIIIKPLEQINHVADKISKGDVDKRVDINSNDEIGELAKSFNSMADSLEAVEKNRREFISNVSHEIRSPITSIKGFIGGILDGVISNDKQNYYLSITYEEIQRLTRLVNDLLDLSAIESGQFRLRIEEVDINEIIRLCVIKFETKIKEKKLNVDVFMEDDRLLVAADRDRINQVVTNLVDNAIKYIGNGSNIKIISKAKGEKAFISVYDDGPNIAKEDLNHIWDRFYKVDKSRTSKISTGLGLPIVRCILTQLGEDIWVDNKEPQGVMFTFTLRRI; translated from the coding sequence ATGAGAAAGGGTTTATTTTCTAAACTTCTTGCAACATTTACAGTAATAATATCTATAACTTTTGTAATGACAGCATCATATTTGTCGTATTGGTTTGAGGAATATTATTTTGATCAAAGAAAAGGCCAACTTTCAACAGAATCTCAATTTATAAGTGAGGCGGCGATTCAGTATTTGCAGGGAAATATTTTGACAGATAAAATGAATGAAACGTTGAAAAATATAAGTGATTATTTATCTGCAGATATATGGCTTGCGGATAGTTATGGATATATATATGCTGTTTCAAATAACAGTTATAAAAATATTATAGGGACACAGATACTTACGGATGAATTGGAAAAATTAAGATCTGGTCAAACTATTGAGCAAAAAGGTGTACATGGCAACATATTTAAGACTCCAGTACATACCTATGAGATACCTATATTTACAGATGAAGGCAGCTTCAAAGGCGCAATACTTATGAATACATCAATAAATGAATTACGAGAACCTCTTAATAAGGTATATCATATAATTTGGCTTTCTGTTATATTTGCGATTATGATATCGTGTATCATAATATATTATTTTTCTCAAAGAATAATAATAAAACCTCTGGAACAAATTAATCATGTAGCAGATAAAATATCAAAGGGAGATGTTGACAAAAGGGTAGATATAAACTCTAATGATGAGATAGGAGAACTCGCGAAATCATTTAATTCTATGGCGGATTCTTTGGAAGCGGTTGAGAAAAACAGGAGAGAATTTATATCAAATGTATCACATGAAATAAGGTCACCTATAACTTCAATAAAAGGGTTTATAGGAGGTATACTTGACGGTGTGATATCGAATGATAAACAGAACTATTATTTATCAATTACGTATGAAGAGATACAAAGACTAACTAGACTAGTGAATGATTTACTTGATTTGTCGGCCATAGAATCAGGACAATTTAGACTCAGGATAGAAGAAGTTGATATAAACGAAATAATTAGATTATGTGTAATAAAATTTGAAACCAAAATTAAGGAAAAGAAATTAAATGTAGATGTTTTTATGGAGGATGACAGGTTACTTGTTGCGGCAGACCGTGATAGAATAAATCAAGTTGTAACAAATCTTGTAGATAATGCTATAAAGTATATAGGCAATGGTTCTAATATAAAAATAATCAGTAAGGCAAAGGGCGAAAAAGCATTTATATCTGTATATGATGATGGACCTAATATAGCAAAGGAGGATTTAAATCATATATGGGATAGATTTTATAAGGTTGATAAATCCAGGACATCTAAAATAAGTACTGGATTGGGACTTCCAATAGTTAGGTGCATATTAACCCAACTTGGTGAGGATATATGGGTTGATAATAAGGAGCCCCAGGGGGTTATGTTTACATTTACTTTGAGGAGGATTTAA
- a CDS encoding response regulator transcription factor, producing MEGSIGKILIVDDDENICEVIKMYVESAGYDTRVSHDGKDAQDVFIEYKPDLVLLDIMLPHIDGIDVLKWIRKDYETPVIMLTAKGETFDKVLGLELGADDYMVKPFEPKEMLARIKAVLRRYNIDNENKEVLKFEKLTIDINSYTVIYDENEIKMPPKEFELLYYLANNKNRVFTREQLLCEVWGYDYPGDSRTVDVHVKRLREKLQGGPNWQIETVWGVGYKFEVK from the coding sequence ATGGAAGGATCTATAGGAAAGATACTTATAGTTGATGATGATGAAAATATATGTGAAGTTATAAAAATGTATGTTGAGAGTGCAGGATATGACACCAGGGTTTCACACGACGGTAAAGATGCACAGGATGTATTTATAGAATATAAGCCGGATTTGGTACTTCTTGACATAATGCTTCCTCATATTGACGGTATAGATGTTCTTAAGTGGATTAGAAAGGATTATGAAACACCTGTAATTATGTTGACAGCAAAAGGTGAAACCTTCGATAAAGTTTTAGGACTAGAACTTGGAGCTGATGATTATATGGTTAAGCCTTTTGAACCAAAAGAGATGCTTGCGAGGATAAAAGCAGTTTTGAGAAGATATAATATAGATAATGAGAATAAGGAAGTTCTTAAATTTGAAAAACTGACAATAGATATAAATTCTTATACTGTTATCTATGATGAAAATGAAATAAAAATGCCACCTAAGGAGTTTGAACTCTTGTATTACCTTGCTAATAATAAAAATAGGGTATTTACGAGGGAACAGCTTTTATGTGAAGTTTGGGGGTATGATTATCCTGGAGATTCGAGAACAGTGGATGTTCATGTGAAAAGGCTTAGAGAAAAACTTCAGGGTGGACCTAATTGGCAAATAGAAACAGTTTGGGGGGTTGGATATAAATTTGAGGTGAAGTAA
- a CDS encoding ribose-phosphate diphosphokinase, which produces MITHGKNIKIFSGNSSKDLAKEIADLLGLEVGDAKVSTFSDGEISVDINETVRGRDVFVIQSTDYPVNDNLMELLIMIDAFKRASAGRITAVIPYYGYARQDRKAKARDPITAKLVADILTAAGADRVLTMDLHASQIQGYFNIPLDHLLGAPILAKYFNQSGFGERNDVVVVSPDLGSVTRARNFADKLQAPIAIIDKRRPKANVSEVMNIIGDVKDKTVILVDDMIDTAGTITNGANALINMGAKEVYACCTHAVLSGPAIERIKESNLKELVMLNTISLPEHKMLDKFKILSVAPIFAEAIKRIYEDSSVSKLFEE; this is translated from the coding sequence ATGATAACCCATGGTAAAAATATTAAAATTTTTTCAGGTAACTCCAGTAAAGATTTGGCTAAAGAAATAGCAGATCTATTGGGACTGGAAGTTGGAGATGCAAAGGTTTCAACTTTTAGTGATGGAGAAATATCTGTTGATATCAATGAAACAGTAAGGGGAAGAGATGTATTTGTAATTCAGTCTACAGATTATCCAGTAAATGATAATTTGATGGAACTGCTTATAATGATTGATGCTTTTAAAAGAGCATCAGCAGGAAGAATTACAGCTGTTATCCCGTATTATGGTTATGCTAGACAGGATAGAAAAGCCAAGGCAAGAGATCCAATTACAGCTAAATTAGTGGCAGATATTTTGACTGCAGCTGGAGCTGACAGAGTACTTACAATGGACTTACATGCATCTCAGATTCAAGGATATTTTAATATACCATTAGATCATTTATTGGGGGCACCTATACTCGCAAAATATTTTAATCAAAGCGGATTTGGTGAAAGAAATGATGTAGTTGTTGTTTCTCCTGACCTAGGAAGTGTAACAAGAGCTAGAAATTTTGCAGATAAACTTCAGGCTCCAATTGCTATAATAGATAAGAGAAGACCTAAAGCTAATGTATCAGAAGTAATGAATATAATTGGAGATGTAAAAGATAAAACTGTAATATTGGTTGATGATATGATAGATACAGCAGGAACTATAACAAATGGAGCTAATGCATTAATTAACATGGGTGCTAAAGAAGTGTATGCATGTTGCACACATGCTGTTTTGTCTGGTCCTGCAATTGAGAGGATAAAAGAATCAAACTTAAAAGAATTAGTTATGTTAAACACTATAAGTTTACCAGAACATAAGATGCTTGATAAGTTTAAAATCTTATCAGTTGCACCTATATTTGCAGAAGCGATAAAAAGGATATATGAAGACAGTTCAGTTAGTAAGTTATTTGAAGAGTAA